In Acidiphilium acidophilum, one genomic interval encodes:
- a CDS encoding glycerophosphodiester phosphodiesterase family protein — protein MKDFALFGHRGARGLAPENTLAGFSVARSCGVTGVEFDVGLSVDGVAMVHHDPRPSRYFARNPRGAYVPADEPLLHEQTASDLAGYDIGRLLLGSDYAARYPAQIPHDGARIPTLDAALAALDGLDLLIEVKTFPDRPEDTASPQAMAQAVIAALHRADAVARAVLFAFDWRVLREAAAIEPALRRCCLTEPDTLAAGGLWLDGMDLGAFDGEVVHAVAATGAHCWAPFHATLDEAELREAQALGLFVLPWTVNTPEAFERMLRLGVDGMISDRPDLARTAIEAAGMRVAAPGFVAGIGRLVPEIGPAGGMEQKLP, from the coding sequence ATGAAGGATTTCGCCCTATTCGGCCATCGCGGCGCGCGCGGTCTGGCGCCGGAAAACACCCTGGCCGGATTTTCCGTGGCCCGGTCATGCGGCGTGACCGGTGTGGAGTTCGATGTCGGCCTCTCTGTCGACGGCGTCGCGATGGTGCATCACGATCCCAGACCCAGCCGCTATTTCGCCCGCAACCCTCGCGGCGCCTATGTGCCCGCGGATGAACCATTGCTGCACGAGCAAACCGCCAGCGACCTCGCAGGCTACGATATCGGCCGTCTGCTGCTCGGCTCCGACTATGCGGCGCGCTACCCCGCGCAGATCCCGCACGACGGCGCACGGATTCCCACCCTTGATGCCGCGCTCGCAGCGCTGGACGGGCTCGATCTCCTGATCGAGGTCAAGACCTTCCCCGACCGCCCCGAGGATACCGCATCGCCGCAGGCCATGGCGCAAGCCGTCATCGCCGCGCTGCACCGCGCGGACGCGGTAGCACGGGCGGTGCTGTTCGCGTTCGACTGGCGGGTGCTGCGCGAAGCGGCGGCGATCGAACCGGCGCTTCGCCGCTGCTGCCTCACCGAGCCCGATACGCTCGCCGCCGGCGGGCTCTGGCTCGACGGAATGGATCTAGGCGCATTCGACGGTGAGGTGGTGCACGCCGTTGCGGCCACGGGGGCGCACTGCTGGGCCCCGTTTCATGCGACCCTCGATGAGGCTGAGCTCCGTGAGGCTCAGGCGCTCGGCCTCTTTGTGCTGCCGTGGACGGTCAATACGCCCGAGGCGTTTGAGCGGATGCTCCGGCTTGGCGTGGACGGGATGATTTCCGACCGGCCGGATCTGGCCCGAACCGCCATCGAGGCTGCCGGCATGCGCGTTGCCGCGCCAGGGTTCGTGGCAGGTATAGGCCGCCTTGTCCCAGAAATTGGCCCGGCGGGCGGCATGGAACAGAAATTGCCGTAA
- a CDS encoding HlyD family secretion protein yields MDAVNERARSNRTPAGASQAPDSAGDAPSRPRSRRPFLILAAVLLVLVIAGVVYWLHARHFATTDDAQIDGPIHRISARISGQVVSVPVHQNEHVTKGQILVVLDNRTEQVAVDRARAQRAQAAADVGTRQADLMEANANVEVAQADLVKAQQDATRYQRVNPQAITRTNLDAATSALRAAQARVDAAKAQVSAAKAGLVAAKASLRAAGVAVESAQLQLGYTTIRAPASGSIAERTVRTGNVVSPGSGLMALVGDRYWVTANYKETELGRIHPGQHVRVYIDAVPGIGFHAVVSSIQRGTGSVFSLLPAENATGNYVKIVQRVPVRITFDDKRLSKYPVSPGMSVEPYIRISGK; encoded by the coding sequence ATGGATGCAGTGAATGAGCGGGCCCGGAGTAACCGCACGCCGGCAGGAGCCTCACAGGCTCCCGACAGTGCGGGCGATGCGCCGTCCCGACCACGCAGTCGCCGCCCATTCCTGATTCTGGCCGCGGTCCTGCTGGTCCTGGTCATCGCCGGCGTGGTCTACTGGCTCCACGCGCGCCATTTCGCCACCACCGACGATGCCCAGATCGACGGGCCGATCCATCGGATTTCAGCGCGAATTTCCGGCCAGGTCGTCTCCGTCCCGGTGCACCAGAACGAGCACGTCACCAAAGGCCAGATCCTCGTCGTGCTCGATAACCGGACCGAGCAGGTCGCAGTGGACCGGGCCCGGGCGCAGCGCGCACAGGCGGCGGCCGATGTCGGCACCCGCCAGGCCGATCTGATGGAGGCGAACGCCAATGTCGAAGTCGCGCAGGCCGATCTGGTCAAGGCGCAGCAGGACGCCACGCGCTATCAACGGGTGAACCCCCAGGCGATCACCCGCACCAATCTCGACGCTGCAACGTCCGCCCTGCGCGCCGCCCAGGCGCGGGTGGATGCCGCCAAGGCTCAGGTCAGCGCCGCGAAAGCCGGGCTGGTGGCGGCGAAAGCCTCATTGCGGGCCGCTGGCGTCGCCGTCGAGAGCGCGCAGTTGCAACTGGGCTACACCACGATCCGCGCCCCGGCATCCGGCTCGATCGCGGAGCGCACGGTGCGAACCGGCAACGTGGTCTCTCCCGGCAGCGGTCTGATGGCGCTGGTCGGCGATCGCTATTGGGTGACCGCGAACTACAAGGAAACCGAACTCGGGCGGATTCATCCGGGCCAGCATGTCCGGGTATACATCGATGCGGTCCCCGGCATCGGGTTTCATGCCGTCGTCAGCAGCATCCAGCGCGGTACCGGCAGCGTGTTCTCGTTGCTTCCGGCTGAGAACGCCACCGGCAATTACGTAAAAATCGTCCAGCGCGTACCGGTCCGGATCACCTTCGATGACAAGCGGCTCTCGAAATATCCGGTTTCGCCGGGCATGTCGGTCGAACCCTATATCCGCATTTCCGGGAAATGA
- a CDS encoding DHA2 family efflux MFS transporter permease subunit encodes MSLLYATEPPLPRSAAGIYNPWLIVAMIALAPFMEVLDTTIANVALTHIAGSLAVSPEESTWVLTSYLVSNSIILPITGWLAAVLGRKPLFLVCIALFTASSVLCAFSTSLTMLIVARVLQGLGGGGLQPITQSMFADTFPIEKRAQVFAVYGVVIIVAPATGPILGGWLTDHLSWHWVFLINLPVGLIAFTLIAIFVDEPVQLVRERAARLAAKLQFDWFGLFLVAAGFGALQIFLDKYSLDDGFGSSFIRTLFVVWTVSLVTLGVWEWGHPQPVVNVRMFKYRNFSVSCIIMFVIGFILLSTTQLLPQLTQTLLGYSSETSGFALALGGLATIGLMPIAGIVTGRFVSAKVLLIGGLVETGIALILQSHLAPDASFYTISFDRVLQVIALPFLFIPISALSYVGVPPARNGDASAIINQVRNIGGSIGISFVTTMLAYRTQFHHSRLADAITPYVSLHGQTLPQIAAAVQHQAAFMSYLDLFHILGLMALLVWPVILLLGSPVKAGRGKPAAKGVSYEA; translated from the coding sequence ATGAGCCTGCTCTACGCGACCGAACCGCCGCTCCCCCGCTCCGCCGCCGGAATCTACAACCCGTGGCTGATCGTGGCGATGATCGCCCTCGCCCCGTTCATGGAGGTGCTCGATACCACGATCGCCAACGTGGCACTCACCCACATCGCCGGCTCCCTCGCCGTCAGCCCGGAGGAAAGCACCTGGGTGCTGACCTCCTATCTGGTCTCGAACAGCATCATCCTGCCGATCACCGGCTGGCTCGCCGCCGTGCTGGGGCGCAAGCCGTTGTTTCTGGTCTGCATCGCGCTGTTCACCGCGAGTTCGGTGCTCTGCGCCTTCTCCACCTCGCTGACCATGCTGATCGTGGCACGGGTGTTGCAAGGCCTTGGCGGCGGCGGCTTGCAGCCGATCACCCAGTCGATGTTCGCCGATACCTTCCCGATCGAAAAGCGCGCCCAGGTCTTCGCCGTGTACGGTGTGGTGATCATCGTCGCCCCCGCGACCGGACCGATCCTCGGCGGGTGGCTGACCGATCATCTCTCGTGGCACTGGGTCTTCCTGATCAACCTTCCGGTCGGTCTGATCGCGTTCACCCTCATCGCGATTTTCGTCGACGAGCCGGTACAACTGGTGCGCGAACGTGCGGCCCGGCTCGCGGCCAAACTGCAATTCGACTGGTTCGGCCTCTTCCTGGTCGCCGCCGGATTCGGCGCCCTGCAGATATTCCTCGATAAATACTCGCTCGATGACGGGTTCGGCTCCAGCTTCATCCGCACCTTGTTCGTGGTCTGGACCGTCTCGCTCGTAACACTCGGCGTGTGGGAGTGGGGGCACCCGCAGCCCGTGGTCAATGTGCGGATGTTCAAATACCGTAACTTTTCAGTCTCCTGCATCATCATGTTCGTGATCGGCTTCATCCTGCTCAGCACCACCCAGTTGCTGCCGCAATTGACCCAGACCCTGCTGGGCTATTCCTCGGAAACCTCCGGCTTCGCTCTCGCCCTCGGTGGTCTCGCCACGATCGGACTGATGCCGATCGCGGGCATCGTCACCGGCCGGTTCGTCTCGGCCAAGGTCCTGCTGATCGGCGGCCTGGTCGAGACCGGCATCGCCCTGATCCTGCAATCGCATCTTGCACCCGATGCGTCGTTCTACACCATCTCGTTCGACCGGGTCCTCCAGGTGATCGCCCTGCCATTCCTGTTCATTCCGATATCGGCATTGTCCTATGTCGGCGTGCCGCCCGCCCGCAATGGCGATGCTTCGGCGATCATCAATCAGGTCCGCAATATCGGCGGCAGCATCGGCATCTCGTTCGTCACCACCATGCTGGCGTACCGAACCCAGTTTCACCATTCAAGACTGGCCGATGCGATCACACCGTATGTCAGCCTGCACGGCCAGACACTTCCCCAGATTGCCGCCGCCGTGCAACATCAGGCAGCATTCATGAGCTATCTCGATCTGTTCCATATTCTCGGCCTGATGGCGCTGCTGGTCTGGCCGGTCATTCTGCTGCTTGGATCGCCGGTGAAGGCCGGTCGGGGCAAGCCGGCAGCGAAAGGAGTTTCCTATGAGGCCTGA
- a CDS encoding efflux transporter outer membrane subunit yields the protein MRPEPMRQRLRRSSTLGAALLTALALTGCALGPNFHQPKPHTAASFLTNRPAITAPDGVSQGKVDLAWWRSFQDPDLTSLENAAIRQNLDVRIATQRLAEAQAQAQIEGATLYPNLNFAGSLTREGPSKKGVFTALSGSGSNTSTSTNAASTAGGSASSIGGGGIPGSAIQPFNLFQYGFSSVFDFDLWGKNRRAVEASLAAVQASRDARRAVLLNTEAEVAQTYINLRAEQTVLRITEDNLKSADHIAGLTGERAQAGLANALDVADAQAQAASIRSKLPALHAAIDADINQLSLLLGRGPEALRAELITPGSVPPVPPVVPIGLPSQLLQRRPDVREASAKLHEATAEIGVAKADFFPDISLSGSVSLQALQFSNLNQLAAVTYAIGPQITLPIFEGGKLTGQLHLRTAEQKAAAIDYAKTVLTAFHQVDNALTAYDQEQNTYAALRTEVTESERALGLAQERYREGLADYLQVLTAQQTALTATQAEAESLAQVSTDLVKLYQALGGGWQPIYPAAAS from the coding sequence ATGAGGCCTGAACCCATGCGGCAGCGCTTGCGACGGAGCAGCACTCTGGGCGCAGCACTCCTCACGGCCCTGGCCCTGACCGGCTGTGCGCTCGGCCCGAATTTCCACCAGCCGAAGCCGCATACCGCTGCCTCCTTTCTCACCAACCGGCCCGCGATCACCGCGCCCGACGGTGTGAGCCAGGGCAAGGTCGATCTCGCATGGTGGCGGAGCTTTCAGGACCCCGATCTGACCAGCCTCGAAAATGCCGCGATCCGGCAGAATCTCGATGTGCGGATCGCCACCCAGCGTCTCGCCGAAGCACAGGCCCAGGCGCAGATCGAAGGGGCGACACTCTACCCGAACCTCAATTTCGCCGGTTCACTCACCCGCGAAGGGCCGAGCAAGAAGGGCGTCTTCACCGCGCTGAGCGGCTCGGGGTCGAACACCAGCACCAGCACGAATGCCGCCTCGACCGCCGGCGGCTCCGCCTCCTCGATCGGCGGCGGCGGCATTCCGGGCTCGGCGATCCAGCCGTTCAACCTGTTCCAATACGGGTTCTCCTCGGTGTTCGACTTCGATCTGTGGGGCAAGAACCGCCGCGCGGTCGAGGCCTCGCTCGCCGCAGTGCAGGCCTCGCGCGATGCGCGCCGGGCGGTTCTGCTGAACACCGAAGCCGAGGTCGCCCAGACCTATATCAACCTGCGCGCCGAGCAGACCGTGCTGAGGATCACCGAAGACAACCTCAAAAGCGCCGATCATATCGCGGGCCTTACCGGTGAACGGGCGCAGGCAGGGCTCGCCAACGCGCTCGATGTCGCGGATGCCCAGGCCCAGGCCGCCTCGATCCGCTCCAAACTCCCGGCGCTCCACGCCGCGATCGATGCCGACATCAACCAGCTCAGCCTTCTGCTTGGGCGTGGTCCGGAAGCATTGCGGGCGGAACTGATCACACCGGGTTCGGTTCCGCCGGTCCCCCCGGTCGTGCCGATTGGCCTGCCGTCGCAATTGCTGCAACGCCGACCGGACGTCCGCGAAGCCTCCGCCAAGCTGCATGAAGCGACGGCGGAAATCGGCGTGGCCAAGGCCGATTTCTTCCCCGACATTTCGCTTTCGGGTTCGGTCTCCCTGCAGGCGCTGCAATTCTCGAACCTCAACCAGTTGGCGGCGGTCACCTACGCCATCGGGCCGCAGATCACCCTGCCGATCTTCGAGGGCGGTAAACTGACCGGCCAGTTGCACCTGCGCACCGCCGAGCAGAAGGCGGCGGCGATCGATTACGCCAAAACCGTCCTCACCGCCTTCCATCAGGTCGACAACGCATTGACCGCCTACGACCAGGAGCAGAACACCTACGCCGCCCTCCGCACCGAAGTAACCGAAAGCGAACGCGCCCTCGGCCTCGCGCAGGAACGGTATCGCGAAGGTCTGGCCGATTACCTGCAAGTGCTCACCGCGCAGCAGACCGCCCTGACCGCCACTCAGGCGGAAGCGGAAAGTCTGGCGCAGGTTTCGACCGATCTGGTCAAGCTGTATCAGGCGCTCGGCGGTGGCTGGCAACCGATCTATCCGGCGGCGGCGTCCTGA
- a CDS encoding LLM class flavin-dependent oxidoreductase encodes MSPIPFSVLDLAPIPDGATAGDALRNSAALARQAERLGYHRYWLAEHHNMPGIASAATAVVIAHVAAVTSTIRVGSGGVMLPNHAPLIIAEQFGTLESLHPGRIDLGLGRAPGTDQRTARALRRELAGSENRFAEDVLELQSYFRPAPPDQAVRAVPGAGLNVPIWLLGSSTYSAELAAALGLPFAFAAHFAPDLLGAALQIYRARFTPSAQLAKPHAMVCITICAAQTDAEAAHLFSSQQQAFVNLRRGRPGKLPLPAPIDEICSPLEKAQIDHALMYAMVGGPSTVAHRLESFVTTFRPDEVMVAAMIHDPNAREQSYNLVANIQHQLNLKLAA; translated from the coding sequence ATGAGTCCGATTCCGTTTTCAGTTCTCGACCTGGCCCCGATCCCCGATGGTGCGACCGCGGGCGATGCGCTGCGCAATAGCGCGGCACTCGCCCGGCAGGCCGAGCGGCTCGGCTATCATCGCTATTGGCTCGCCGAACATCACAATATGCCGGGCATCGCGAGTGCGGCGACGGCGGTGGTGATTGCTCACGTGGCCGCGGTGACCAGCACGATCCGGGTTGGGTCAGGCGGGGTGATGCTGCCCAATCATGCGCCGCTGATCATTGCAGAGCAGTTCGGCACGCTGGAATCGTTGCATCCGGGCCGGATCGATCTCGGGCTGGGTCGTGCACCGGGGACCGATCAGCGCACCGCCCGTGCGTTGCGCCGCGAGTTGGCCGGCAGTGAAAACCGCTTCGCCGAGGATGTGCTCGAACTTCAATCCTATTTCCGCCCGGCGCCGCCGGATCAGGCAGTGCGCGCGGTTCCGGGTGCCGGGTTGAACGTGCCGATCTGGTTGCTCGGCTCTTCGACCTACAGCGCCGAGCTTGCCGCCGCACTCGGATTGCCCTTCGCTTTTGCCGCCCATTTCGCTCCCGATCTGTTGGGAGCGGCATTGCAGATCTATCGGGCGCGGTTCACCCCCTCCGCTCAGTTGGCGAAGCCGCATGCGATGGTCTGCATCACAATTTGCGCCGCGCAGACCGATGCCGAGGCGGCCCATCTGTTCAGCTCGCAGCAACAGGCTTTCGTCAATCTGCGGCGCGGCCGGCCCGGCAAACTGCCCCTCCCCGCCCCGATCGACGAGATCTGCTCGCCATTGGAAAAGGCCCAGATCGATCATGCGCTGATGTATGCGATGGTCGGTGGGCCCTCGACCGTCGCACACCGGTTGGAGTCTTTTGTCACCACGTTCCGGCCCGACGAGGTGATGGTCGCTGCGATGATCCATGATCCGAACGCGCGTGAGCAAAGCTACAATCTGGTCGCGAATATTCAGCACCAGCTCAATTTGAAATTGGCCGCCTGA
- a CDS encoding NADP-dependent isocitrate dehydrogenase gives MARIKVRNPIVEMDGDEMTRIIWGFIKEKLILPYLEIDLKYYDLGIEHRDATDDKVTIESANATKEFGVAVKCATITPDEARVAEFGLKQMWRSPNGTIRNILDGTIFREPIICRNVPRLVPHWSEPIVIGRHAYGDIYRAVETKIPGPGKVQLSYIPSDGGKPIILDVHDFKGPGVAMGMHNTRASIEGFARASFNYGLLRNYPVYLSTKNTILKAYDGMFKDVFQEIFDAEFRAEFEKHKLTYEHRLIDDMVASALKWNGGYLWACKNYDGDVQSDIVAQGFGSLGLMTSVLMSPDGKTIESEAAHGTVTRHYREHQKGRPTSTNPIASIFAWTRGLAYRGKFDETPEVTEFAETLERVCIETVEAGFMTKDLAVLIGREQPWMTTQDFLAKLDENLQAAMAHHKAS, from the coding sequence ATGGCACGGATCAAGGTTCGGAACCCGATCGTCGAGATGGATGGCGATGAGATGACCCGGATCATCTGGGGGTTCATCAAGGAAAAGCTGATCCTGCCCTATCTTGAGATCGATCTGAAATATTACGATCTCGGTATCGAGCATCGGGACGCGACTGATGACAAGGTGACCATTGAGTCCGCCAACGCAACCAAGGAGTTCGGCGTTGCGGTCAAATGCGCGACCATTACGCCGGATGAAGCGCGGGTCGCCGAGTTTGGCCTCAAGCAGATGTGGCGCAGCCCGAATGGCACGATCCGCAACATTCTCGACGGCACGATTTTCCGCGAGCCGATCATCTGCAGGAACGTCCCGCGTCTGGTGCCGCACTGGTCCGAGCCGATCGTGATCGGCCGCCACGCCTATGGCGATATCTATCGCGCCGTGGAGACCAAAATCCCCGGACCGGGCAAGGTCCAGCTATCCTATATTCCCAGCGATGGCGGCAAGCCGATCATTCTGGACGTCCATGATTTCAAGGGCCCCGGCGTGGCCATGGGCATGCACAATACCAGGGCTTCGATCGAAGGCTTTGCCCGTGCCAGCTTTAATTACGGTCTGCTGCGGAATTATCCGGTCTATCTTTCGACGAAGAACACCATCCTGAAAGCCTATGACGGGATGTTCAAGGATGTGTTTCAGGAGATTTTCGATGCCGAATTCAGGGCTGAATTCGAAAAACACAAGCTCACCTACGAGCATCGGCTGATCGACGACATGGTGGCCTCCGCTCTGAAATGGAACGGCGGTTATCTCTGGGCATGCAAGAACTACGATGGCGACGTGCAGAGCGATATCGTGGCTCAGGGGTTCGGCAGTCTTGGGCTGATGACGTCGGTTCTGATGAGCCCGGATGGCAAGACGATCGAGAGCGAGGCGGCGCACGGCACTGTGACCCGTCATTATCGCGAACATCAGAAGGGTCGGCCGACCAGCACCAATCCGATTGCCAGTATTTTCGCCTGGACCCGTGGCCTTGCCTATCGTGGTAAGTTCGATGAGACGCCGGAGGTGACCGAATTCGCCGAGACGCTCGAACGGGTCTGCATCGAGACCGTGGAAGCCGGTTTCATGACGAAGGATCTGGCGGTGCTGATCGGGCGTGAGCAGCCCTGGATGACGACGCAGGATTTCCTCGCCAAGCTCGACGAGAACCTGCAAGCTGCGATGGCTCATCACAAAGCGTCATAA
- a CDS encoding orotate phosphoribosyltransferase: protein MTSSMGHATDWDRDAALTAARILLEIKAINFRPEEAYTFTSGWKAPVYIDCRKIIYFPRARAKICELAVEKLNRRIGFETIEAVAGGETAGIPYAAWIADRMALPMAYVRKKPKGFGRNALIEGDVPEGKNTLLVEDLTTDGGSKIQFANALRDAGAICDHVFVVFFYGVFPGSLNKLTDMGISLHHLCTWWDVLEACRGGDYFPETTLAGVRKFLENPVVWSAAHGGVTSAEEAAAHKAAK from the coding sequence ATGACGTCGAGTATGGGGCATGCGACCGACTGGGATCGCGACGCGGCTTTGACCGCAGCAAGAATTCTGCTGGAGATCAAGGCGATTAACTTCCGGCCGGAGGAGGCCTACACCTTCACGTCCGGCTGGAAGGCGCCGGTCTATATCGATTGTCGCAAGATCATCTATTTTCCCCGTGCCCGCGCCAAAATTTGTGAGCTCGCAGTCGAGAAGCTGAATCGGCGGATCGGTTTCGAAACTATCGAAGCCGTCGCCGGCGGTGAAACCGCCGGCATCCCCTACGCCGCCTGGATCGCCGACCGGATGGCGCTGCCGATGGCCTATGTCCGCAAGAAGCCCAAAGGGTTCGGGCGCAACGCATTGATCGAAGGCGACGTCCCCGAAGGCAAGAACACCCTTCTCGTCGAGGACCTGACGACCGATGGCGGTTCCAAGATCCAGTTCGCCAACGCCCTGCGCGATGCAGGGGCGATCTGCGATCATGTGTTCGTCGTGTTCTTCTACGGCGTTTTCCCCGGCAGTCTGAACAAACTCACCGATATGGGCATCTCGCTGCACCATCTCTGCACGTGGTGGGACGTGCTCGAAGCCTGCCGCGGCGGCGATTACTTTCCCGAAACCACGCTGGCCGGCGTCCGCAAATTCCTTGAAAACCCGGTCGTCTGGTCGGCAGCGCATGGCGGTGTCACCAGCGCCGAAGAAGCCGCCGCCCATAAGGCGGCGAAGTGA
- a CDS encoding IS4 family transposase yields the protein MGIAASKKRDGGRLKDIRAFIDELYAHDLHAKRVDSLSAATLGVMTGASLAVAMIGQALAQARGLVTKHAIKQVDRMLSNESIDVWESFARWVPHLVGSQTDIVVAMDWTDFDGDDQATLALNLVSKHGRAMPLLWLSMWKEELKDQRNAIEDTCLRRLSEVVPPGCRVTILADRGFGDHKLFAYLTELGFAYIIRFRGNIHVTDAAGETRTAADWVGKSGRARKLRGARVTASHAYQVGAVVCVHARDMKEPWCLASSDAVASAGTLIKQYSRRWTIEPSFRDVKDLRFGMGMAEIRIAEPERRDRLLLISAFAMALLTMLGTAGESLGMDRQLKSNTSKTRSHSLFRQGCMLYELIPNMPKHRLLPLMRRFTEMLRSSGIFGNSMPAT from the coding sequence ATGGGAATTGCAGCATCGAAAAAGCGTGATGGTGGGCGGTTGAAGGACATCCGCGCATTCATTGACGAGTTGTATGCCCACGATCTCCACGCCAAACGCGTTGACTCCCTGTCTGCTGCGACACTGGGCGTGATGACCGGCGCGTCGCTCGCCGTCGCGATGATCGGTCAGGCGTTGGCACAGGCGCGCGGGCTGGTGACCAAGCACGCGATCAAGCAGGTTGATCGCATGCTCAGTAACGAGAGTATCGACGTCTGGGAAAGCTTCGCCCGTTGGGTACCGCATCTGGTGGGTTCGCAGACCGACATCGTCGTTGCCATGGACTGGACGGATTTCGACGGCGACGATCAGGCAACGTTGGCGCTCAACCTGGTGAGCAAGCATGGCCGGGCGATGCCTCTGTTGTGGCTGTCGATGTGGAAAGAGGAATTGAAAGATCAGCGCAACGCCATCGAGGATACTTGCCTGCGCCGCCTGTCGGAGGTTGTCCCGCCCGGCTGCCGCGTGACCATCCTGGCCGACCGCGGCTTCGGTGACCACAAGCTGTTCGCGTATCTTACGGAGCTTGGCTTTGCCTATATCATTCGCTTCCGCGGCAACATCCATGTCACCGATGCCGCAGGCGAGACGCGAACCGCGGCGGACTGGGTCGGCAAATCGGGCCGGGCGCGCAAACTGCGTGGTGCGCGCGTCACCGCCTCGCACGCCTATCAGGTCGGTGCCGTGGTGTGCGTACATGCGCGTGACATGAAGGAGCCGTGGTGCCTGGCGAGCAGTGACGCCGTGGCGTCTGCAGGGACATTGATCAAGCAATATTCCCGGCGCTGGACGATCGAACCCAGCTTCAGGGACGTCAAGGATTTGCGTTTTGGGATGGGGATGGCTGAGATCCGCATCGCCGAACCAGAGCGGCGCGATCGGCTGCTGCTCATCAGCGCGTTTGCGATGGCGCTGCTGACCATGCTCGGGACGGCAGGCGAGAGCCTGGGAATGGATCGACAGCTCAAGTCCAACACTTCGAAGACCCGCTCACACTCGTTGTTCCGTCAGGGGTGCATGCTCTATGAATTGATCCCGAACATGCCGAAGCACCGGCTACTGCCCCTGATGCGGCGGTTCACGGAAATGCTGCGCAGCAGCGGCATATTCGGCAATTCCATGCCGGCTACGTAA
- a CDS encoding IS256 family transposase, whose amino-acid sequence MDAKKDTIIEALLEHLIENGAGDIATVFARTFELAMQIERERFLHASHYERNPDRQGYANGYKPKRIDTPAGSITVDVPKTAGHVGEPFYPQSLERGRRSVRAVMVAVAEMYIKGVSTRDVEAVMREFGIESLSSAQVSRASKLLDDELAAWRTRPLAEIRYLILDARYEKMRDNGVVRDAAVLSAIGIGPDERRRVLGVSVALSEAEVHWRAFLESLHQRGLRGVEFIVSDDHAGLHAARRAVFGAAHWQRCQFHLAQNAIHHAPNHAIRKRIGAELRTVWNANSLAAAQIALTTLVNAYRDTAPKLADWLERNIPEGLTVFTLPEPHQRRLRTSNPMERGIQQELKRRTTKIRVFPNEASLERLVSAVLVEIDEKWAADTKGYIKWDYQDA is encoded by the coding sequence ATGGACGCCAAAAAGGATACGATTATCGAGGCACTTTTGGAACATCTGATCGAAAACGGCGCAGGCGATATCGCCACGGTATTTGCCAGGACCTTCGAACTCGCCATGCAGATCGAGCGCGAACGCTTCCTCCACGCCAGTCACTACGAGCGCAACCCCGATCGTCAGGGTTACGCCAATGGCTACAAGCCCAAGCGGATCGATACCCCGGCCGGGTCGATCACCGTCGATGTCCCCAAAACCGCCGGTCACGTGGGCGAACCCTTCTACCCACAGTCCCTCGAACGCGGCCGACGCTCGGTCCGCGCCGTCATGGTCGCCGTCGCCGAAATGTACATCAAAGGCGTCTCCACCCGCGACGTCGAGGCCGTCATGCGCGAATTCGGCATCGAAAGCCTCTCCTCCGCTCAGGTCAGCCGCGCCAGCAAGCTGCTCGATGACGAACTCGCCGCCTGGCGCACCCGACCCCTCGCCGAGATCCGCTACCTCATCCTCGACGCCAGATATGAAAAAATGCGCGATAATGGCGTCGTCCGCGATGCCGCCGTGCTCTCGGCCATCGGCATCGGACCCGATGAACGCCGCCGTGTCCTCGGCGTCTCGGTCGCCCTTTCCGAGGCCGAAGTCCATTGGCGTGCCTTCCTCGAAAGCCTCCATCAGCGTGGCCTGCGAGGCGTCGAATTCATCGTCTCCGATGACCATGCCGGATTGCACGCCGCACGCCGCGCCGTCTTCGGCGCCGCACACTGGCAACGATGCCAGTTCCACCTCGCCCAAAACGCCATCCACCACGCCCCCAACCACGCCATCCGCAAACGCATCGGCGCAGAACTCCGGACCGTCTGGAACGCAAATTCCCTCGCCGCTGCCCAGATCGCTCTCACAACCCTCGTCAATGCCTATCGCGACACCGCACCAAAGCTCGCCGATTGGCTCGAACGAAATATCCCCGAAGGCCTCACCGTCTTCACACTGCCAGAACCCCACCAGCGCCGGCTTCGCACTTCCAACCCCATGGAACGCGGCATCCAGCAGGAACTCAAACGCCGCACCACCAAAATCAGGGTCTTCCCCAACGAAGCCTCCCTCGAACGCCTCGTCAGCGCCGTCCTCGTCGAAATCGATGAAAAATGGGCCGCCGACACCAAGGGCTACATCAAGTGGGACTACCAGGATGCCTGA